The sequence GATTTACTTACAGTTACGCTGTTAACATTCTGAAATTTTACATAGCGAAGCTGGACAATACCATCTTCTTTTATATCATCTGGCATTAGTTCCAAAGCTTGGGTTGGTTCACTTCTTTCTGCCTCTTCAAAGTCCATAGATCGGGGAAGGTTGATGAAGATTTTTATATACTTGGGACCTTGACCTGTGTTAAAACAGATCAGCAATTTTAAGTAACAACCACGTTTTAAAGTGTAAAATTCCAAAAACATCTTTAGGACAGTGTTATATAAACAGatacaaattttatttttgctaCATAAAAATGTGGTTTCTGTACTTTTATCTTGCACAGATTCATAAATTTGTACTTCTTACTCTAGTGTATTGTCAATATAAACATCTGTGCCATATCAAAAATAAAGCAGAGAGAGCATGACATTACATTAAATTTGTTCTAAAGAACGAACAAGTCTATTGTACTGattttccccccctcaccccccccccatttcaacGAAGCTGCTACAGGACTTCCAGAGATCAATAGGATCCACACTGTCCTCTACCATGAATACATGGGACTTGGTAATAGTTATGACGCTGCTCAGAAAACAGGAACTGCCGCTATTAGATTCCGGATACTGAAATAAGAGTCTAGTTAAACCTGGGAAAACATGCCTTTAAAAATGGTGTAAGCAGAACTTATTATGAACACTttgagtgaagaaacagatgcatTTTACTCACCATTATCTGGCCCTTGAAGTTTCATGGAATAAAGCTTGACAGGTTGATTAAAAGCTACAGTAATAAGAAGCTGTAGAGAAAAAGTTTATCATAAAGTATTTTTGAAcgcagaaaaaatatttaaactagaAAAATAAGCTAAAATTCTATTTAGTTCAGGAAAAGTAGCTGTGATTGCCAGGATGTGATTAATAGTCTCAGTCTTTATATGTAAGTATTATTAGAAAATAGGGACTATCCTCTTACACTGTTTCTAAGAAGGGCCATTTTAATGAAAACCATTCTACTAGAATCCTGAACCAAGTATCTCAGAGAGTTCGGCCAAAACTTTTGAAAACGGGTACCTAAAGTTAAGAGTCCTAACCCAAACATCtcgggcaagattttcaaaggagactagtaattttgggtgcctcaatttttggatgcTTCATCTGAGATGCCTTAATAAGGCCCAATTTTCAAGATTGGAGTATGACAGTTTCCAAACATCTGAATACGAgtttaagagcctaactttagatACGCATTTTCAAAAAGTCTTGGCCTTCATCTGTATTATTTACAGGGCAGCCCCCATCTCACCCAAGTCCCTGAAAGCCTCcacaaatttaaaattctgtttaataTCAAACATTTTACGAAGCATCAAGAGCTATGCTTTATCtaaaggaaaaacatttaaaagctaTGTGAGATTATGGTTTTCACCGATGTTaaagttttcttccccaattcAATTCTCCACTGTTTAAAATAAACTCTTGAGCTTGCAATTAATATCTATTAACAGGTTTACTGCATTCATCAAgtgcaagggtgggcaaactacggcccatgtcCAGCTGCTCAGAATTTGTAATCCTGCCCCCAAGCTCCTGCCAGAGAGTGGGGCACAGcgtagggacagccagggggctctgaaTGCCatccccgcaactcccattggccgggaactgtggtcaatgggagctgcaggggcagtgtctGCGGATAGGGCAGTGCGCAGAgttgcctggctgcgcctctgtgtaggagccgtAGGGGGaaaacatgccactgcttcctggaactgcctgaggtaagtgccacccagagcctgcaaccctgaCCCCATATCCCAACCCCAAGCCCGCACCCTAATCCCctttgtcccagcccagagcaccgtCCTataccacaaacccctcatcaccaccgtagagcctgcatccccagccagagccctcaaccctcatgtcccagccccctatcccagccctaatccccctcctgaaccccaaacccctcattcccagccccaccccagcccactccCTCAACGGGAGCcctcaacccccaattttgtgagcattcatggcccaccatacattttctatacccagatgcggtcttcaggtcaaaaagtttgccgacccctggtcAAGCATATAGTTTATTATTGTAGACTTGCTGCTGGTAAGTCCTGTGTTTGGTTAGCCAGAAATAGAAAGATAGGAAGAGCTATTAGTCTCCATacaaaaagttatttctcctgCTTTTTAATCCCAAGACTACTGTAAACATATGAGAATTAGATAACTGTATTAGACCAATACAATGAAAAAAACTGCcctttaaaattatattgaacctctaaaacaaactgaaattatACCTGCTCATCACAGTCAGATTCCAGGTAGGTAGAGTCTTTACGTAAACAATTATCGAATCCATGCTCATCACTTTCATTAAGACATTCACAGCCAGCTTTATTAATAAATGGCATTAAATCCATCTGAAAAAGAGCCAACAGTGTTGCTTGTTGAGTGCTTGAAAATCTGCCATTTACTAATTGAAAAGGATTAGTAAATATGTGGATGAGTGAAACTCATTGGATATAGGaggagataaaataataaaactggtCAGACAACTTAATTATGAACAGAACACATTCAAGCATTCATCTTACATTTTAGTTAAACTCCCCCCATACCTCCTCCTTTCCAAATTTTATAATCACATATTCCCTGGAATGCAAATGCACAGAGGTCCACAGCAAGAGACGTATAATAAAGTGAATTATCTGAGGCTGTATTTTGGTTTAAGCACGAAAACTATAtcctaaaaaataataatgcatttGCAAAACAGGCACAAAGACTGAAGTTTTAACAAAGTCCTAAAGTAAGCCTACTCAAAGATTAATTGTTGACAGTTAATGGAATAGCTTAGAATGCTATCACTGTAAATGTTACTAGACTCCACCTGCAGAGCTAATCTTGTTACCTCTCACATGTAGCACTGAAAAAGAAGCTGTTAGTTTTATAAAAGGCTTTGATGACTAGATTGCACTCATTTCTAACAGATTTTAGTATTTAATTAATATTGTTTCATCGGACATTAAGAATTCCCCAGCCCTTTTCCTTGTGCCTACTAGAGCTTTCAGAACAGAAAATAGCGgcaattgcttgattcactgaaGATTGAACTTGAACATTCTTCATGATTGAACTTTTTCTTAAGTATCATCCAACTAAGGGTATTCACATCTtgaaagaaaaacatgaaaatacCACCAACTATATACCAATAGGGTACAAAATCTAGATCAAGATACACTCAGGATATCTGTTCGGAggaaaaaagtgtttgttttgttttctcttctttttcaagATTATAGAAGTCTATTGTGCCTTCAAGAAGGCTTAAGTCCTACCCCAAGGATAATATCTGATGTTATGGACCACTAAAAAGCTATGACATCACTGTGTAATGAAGTACACAGCTAATAGCTCAATAGAATTCTTTACGAGGCTTGCATCCTCTCGAATTTTCAAACTTCTTTAAAACATTCAACCCCACGAAGAGGCAAAAAAATACATTACCAAGGACAATGTATATGCTCAATTTATACCTTTAATATTCAGTTGTTTAACTTATGAAAAATGAGGTGGCCAAAACTCCATCCCTCACAGTGGATTTCATGTTTTCCTTACTCAAAAAGCTCaagagattttgtttaaaaagctttCCAGATAATTATAACCTTTAGGTAGAggctgaactaaaaaaaaaaaaaaaaaagtaactccAAATGTCAGTGTTCTAGAAGTTTATTAGCAGGTCAACAGATTAAATTGCAGTCTTACTTATAAGGGTGTGAATTTGTCTGTTACAGAATTgagtattagaaaaaaaaaatctgtttatgaAGTTACCCaagtttcaaaaacaaaaaacaaaaaaccccagatGTATACCTACTTTCTGCTCATGTTACTTAAATTACTTCTAATGTGTTTTGGGCTGTGAAGCTAAAAAAACCAGCGCTTTGCCTCTTTGTATCACGCCGCTGCCATGCTGGATGTTACACTAATAGTTAATGCAAGTATTTACATTCACAACTAGATGCAACACTAATGCTGATACCATAGTGTGCAATTCAACTGTTGCAAATTCAAGTGGCCTGTATTCCTACTGTTTATGTACATAAGAACGATTCAACAGGAAGAGTatgttatttgtatttgtatggaAGATGTCTCTATTTAGCTATGAATTTAAAGTACTTCACATCCAAAGAGATGCGtttttacatttaacatagtTGTGAAACCTAAAATTATTTACAGCTAAGTTTAATGTATTAGATTTCCTAATACTAAATACAAACCTACTGTAGCGAAGCTATCATGTTATTGAACCTATTAGTGGTTTTCGTGTTTCTGAAATATAATACCAGGTATTCAATCAAAAGTGCTTTTATATTGCTGCCAGAACAATAAACCATCCCTTTTTAAGTAGAAACATCATACCAAATTTTGGTCAGAGAACACCACCTCACATGACAGCTCTATCAGAGTGTTTTGTCACATTAAGTTTCTCATTTACATGCGTTTGTTGGTACAGCTGTCAGACATGCTTAAGATCTGCAGTGCACAGTTGCCTTAGGGCAACATGAAAACAAGCAGAACAGTGCTTTCAGGAAATGTTTTCTTCCTTAAGTAATTCAAACCATATTACTTCTTTAGCATCATAGTTTGGCACCAGTGGTTAAAAACTCCAAGTATCCTGTTAAAAGGTTTGATTTGTCTGAAAATTAATGGAATTaccataaaaaaaatatttagaaaacagtGTTTCCCAATGTTTGgacaaaaattgattttattgtcAAAAAAGGACACCAGTCAGGTTATTTAGGCCCAACACAGATATTATGACACTacagctttataaaaaaaaaaaaagcagcaatgtTTCCACAAACTTCCAAATTCCAGTTCAGTTTCTGTTGAATTAGACATTCCCGGGCAGCTTTTGCAATTCAAGCATTTCAGCGAAGTGCTAACAATGGAACCAGACAACTTCTGGTTTTCACCGATGAAGCAGAAACAGAAGAAATCAGCGTAAACTAATGTTTTTAAACtttaccagttttttttttttaattctgtgcaTTAACATGCAAGAAAGGGTAAAATAATGTCTTTCATATGACCTTGATTTTAAATTATGGACTTCCCTCCAAATCTTCATACATGAAGTTAAAATGCTGTCTACTCCAGACCTCTCATTAATTGATTTGTGAGGAAGTGTTGGAAAACCACCATTAGGAATAAAGGAACTTTGAGGTATTTTAATTGAGCACACTTACTAATGGAGAAATAAGTGAGGAGAAATACAAAAAACATTCAGGCAGAACAATTTCTAAATCAAGCTTCACCACATTTCCTGTAAGCCATCAGAAGTTCTAAGAAACCAAGGAAAAATGTTTGCTCTTTATCATACTTACCCTTTCCATTTTCAGTTGCTATGTTTTCTGTATGAATgcagtttaaataatttaattttcaagATGTCTATAttaaatatttctctaaacattTTCCCTCCCCCAGGAATGAATTTATCTTAATTTCAGTGAACATTTATGCCTCAAGCAAAAAGTTTTATGTATCCTGTGACTATGCTATGCCACAATATTCTGCAACAGACTAAAAACTATTGTTTAGTTTTAAAGATATAATTTGTAGCTTTTAGAAAATGCATGAAAGATTATACACTAATCACTCCATAGCAACAGATGAGAGAGAAGTGAAACAAGTTCAGGTTAATAGAATTGTACTTGCCTAGTTTTTACTATTCCTATTCTGCTGTGATACTGTGACCCGCAGAGAACCCCTTTTTATACCTTTTTTGTACAACCCCAAAACAAGAGCTACTTTATATCTGTTTTGTGGTGAGGGAGGAATTAGGTAAACAGAGTTTGGCAGTATTGTACAGTTTTCCAAATCTTCTTAGAAGTTAATGACCAAACTATGATAAGCCACCACACCACTCCTTCCAATAAGCAGTTTCCAACAAGCTTCTGATGTAGCTGCAACATTACAGCATGAGAAGATTAAGATACTGAAAAGGTAGCAAAGAGGATTCACTAAGGAACAGTCCACAAAACCTTTAAGGCTTTAACCGTTATAGAAACAAGTGTCACTTTCCAGGAGAGAGATCTCCACTTTCTAAAAACGTACAGGGAAACAGACTGAGAAGTCTGGTAGAAGCAAACATAGTAAATATCTACAGCAAAATTTTCAACATGAAAACATGAAATCCAATGTTCCAGACGTAGAGGAATATTTTGGAGGAAGAAATTTTTAGTTACACCATTTTCAGACATTACTGTAATATATTACTATGCACAAGTCAATCTTTAAAAGTTTGCTAGGAAAAGTGAAAAGGCAggtgatatttcaaaaaaaaaaaaaatcttaagacaCTTAAGTCTCTGCCTAAACGTATCCACTTTAGTTAGATCCGAGTATGTTCAGAAAACAGGACAACATTGACATAACTTGcaataatttactttaaaaaaaatctttaaagtaaGGGATGCATACATATCCTTTTGGAATATCTGTGTCCTCATTACTTCCAGGATCATTCTCTAGATgctgtttaattttttcttctaatCCTACAGCATCAGCTCCTTGATACTGGTCGATTCGCACTTTGTTTcggaaaaacaaaaatgttggtGTTGCTGATATATTATTGGTTGCAGCTGTTCCCTAGAATTCACAAATTGATCATCAGTGTTGTATAATAAAATGTTAGATACAAACATTTCTAAATTGGAAAAAAGTAGCTTTATTAATATTGAGGAGTATTAGCAATTATGATCATTTGCATCTTGGCACATCTAGAAAAGCATCTTAGATTGTAATTAACTGTTGCTCTGGAATAGCCCTAGAACTAAAGACCATTCACTCTGGGATAAAATAAGCTGGTAGCTCTTTAAGCTCTTCACTCTCCCCGGCCGACACATATCAAGGTTAAAGCCATGATTGCAGACCAATAGACACGGTTGCTAATAAAATGAAGAACAATGTATAgcaatcagagtagcagctgtgttggtctgtattcgcaaaaagaaaaggagtactgtggcaccttagagactaacacatttatttgagcataagctttcgtgagctacagcctggaatacctggaagcagtggcatgtccgttctcggctcc is a genomic window of Dermochelys coriacea isolate rDerCor1 chromosome 5, rDerCor1.pri.v4, whole genome shotgun sequence containing:
- the TXNL1 gene encoding thioredoxin-like protein 1, yielding MAAGGARGVTLARPRPPPEASRVRGAWLRGCGACWAHLSRGDFADKRRRLRLAASAGGRDPPPPPPARMVGVKVIANDTEFQPELSAAGSRLAVVKFTMRGCGPCVRIAPAFNALSNKYPQATFLEVDVHQCQGTAATNNISATPTFLFFRNKVRIDQYQGADAVGLEEKIKQHLENDPGSNEDTDIPKGYMDLMPFINKAGCECLNESDEHGFDNCLRKDSTYLESDCDEQLLITVAFNQPVKLYSMKLQGPDNGQGPKYIKIFINLPRSMDFEEAERSEPTQALELMPDDIKEDGIVQLRYVKFQNVNSVTLFVQSNHGDEETTRITYFTFIGTPVQATNMNDFKRVVGKKGESH